Within Tribolium castaneum strain GA2 chromosome 10, icTriCast1.1, whole genome shotgun sequence, the genomic segment CTATCCGGTCCGGATTGTCGTCAGAGCTGTCCGTGGACCTCCGCCGCTCGACTTTGACGAAGGTGACGCAGCCTTCGCCGTCCCCCATGAGGGTTTTGAGGCACATGTTGCGCTCCTTGACCCTCCTCAAGACCGCCTCCTCCAGGTGAAACAGGTGCTGGTCGTCGTGCTCCGGGAAGTGGTGCTTCATGAAATTGGCCAGTCGCAGCACGTACTCGACGTTGTACCCGCTGGGCCCCCGGCAGTCCACAATCTGGTCGGCGATGTCCGAAATTTGGGCATCTCCCAGCCAGAGCGGGTTCTTCGGCGTGGCCACGTACAGCAGCACCTTGAACGGCTCCCCGCTGACGGGGTAGAAGGTGGTGAACACCGAACTGTACCCTCCCAACTCGCACTCCCTCTTCGACAAGTACGGAATCGCGGCCTCTCCGCTCACCGCGAAAGCGACCCCGTGGACCAAGCCCTGCAATTACTGAAAATGATGGAATTTTCTCAACTGGTTATGATAATGCCGGTTACGCGTGTTCAAAAATCGTTGCCTCTTTgccaaatttatatttaaacacGCAAGACACGTGAGAGGTATTCGGGGCTAAAAGCACCCGACTTTCGCTCATTGGCGATTCACGTCAGGGCGCCCAAAGGCGAACGATTTTCAGCAATGTTTAGGCAAAAATAACGCACACGTGGCCGTGTACTTATATATTTAGGTCGATTTACGTTAACACAGAGTGTTAGTCTTGACCTTGGCAGGAATTGGCGGAATGTCACTAAAATTGGATTTTGAGTCGAGCTGCATGCAGTTCGTGTTTCTCCATATTTGGTCGATAGAAGGCGGGAGGAAGATGTCCTTCTTTGTGTTTTAACTCTATTATTATCTGTATAGCCTCAATTTCTCGCCacttaatataaataaaacgagaaTTTAGCGCAACGCTTGTTCCTCGCTTGAATTTATTGTTCACAGAATCACGGTCTAACAGGATGATTTGTATTATTCCAAGAATGTGCATGTTTCTATCAACCAAATtatgattaaaattgataattaCACCAACGTCACTTCGGACCGGTTCACTCTAATTTATATCaaggttaatttttgtttcttttaaacaaactaaagATAAGGGTTAACATTTGTgcaatttcgtttttttcattgttatcACACAAGTGGAATTAATTGCCATAATTTCGCCCTGGCTATCATCCAGCTGGAGAGGatatagattaaaattacTAGTTACAATGGCATTAAGAGATAAGGGataataaatatgattttccatactcaaaaaattatgttaatgaTTTCTGCGAAACTGACTTTTGACTGCTAGCCTTCTagcaattttgataaaaacgtttattgctatttttaatcataaagAGCCATTAAAAATTCTACACTCAGAGTTGGGTTTTCTGCCCCAACAGTAAATTGATTAGGAAAGCCaatcaaaatataaattaaacagTTACAATAGAGTTAGTACAGCTGTACCACCgattagaaattagaaaaacaaaacaacatcgttaaaacgtaaaaaatgttaaacgaATCTGATAACACTTGTTTCAAAACAatgacaaatttttcatttatcaCGTctggttttgaaaatttaatttcaaaagatTTAGCCCAATTTACATTGTTTTTCCGAAAAATCGCGAAAagccattttaatttttacataattaggTCAGTGTCGCTGTAGAAAGTGCTAAATTTGAAGGCATACACTCCATTTATAAGTAAGTCAAGACTGTTTATCCCAACGCAGCCTTAAcacttgttttataaaaatcagGTGTAGTTTATGTggcacaaaattatttataatctaTCGCGGAAAATTAGTTGAGATTGATGGATAAGATGCCTGATATCAGACGTCTAGACGggaatcaaaattaaatatgtaGGTGGGTCCCTAACCGGAAGTATTTCAGCGACATGTCTCTAATTACGTGGTTGTAAATGTCAGAAGAATCAAATGACGTTAATTTAAGTCACTTGTAAATAATAGCTTGCCGTTCTCTTTTTAAAtgatttcgtaaaaaatgatTCAGTAAAATACTCAccttactgttttcgaccaaAGTGGCGACACGACCGGGCTGAAAAAAACCCAGAATTAGTTTTTGATATTGTTAGCTTAGTTTACGCACGactagacaaaaataaaaattccttCAAATCAATTGAAGGTTGTACGTGCGGCGAAAACGCGAGTTTACTGACCTATAACAAAAAGCCGCATCTCTAAATAGATCAAAATAGCACGTAGATGCCGTTCTTTGTGTTGCCATCATGTGATAATAAAATGATAAGAATTGATCTACCAAAAAAATACCTTTTCTTCTGTCCCCCGGTGCGTGGTGTTCCCCTGCCAGAACCGGCGGTGAAACCCTTGGACGTAGCCGGTGACAGCTTTGTTAAACTGGAAGCCGGGTTTCCAGCACAGGGAGCCGTAAGCAAAGACCCATAAAGCTTTGGTTTCGTTGTGCAGAACCTCATCTTCGAGGACCGCTAAGCCACTTGCTGATTCCATAGCTGATGCAACACTTCCGAGACAGCTGTCAGAAAGATTCGATCAATCCCAACTCGAACTGGACACTAACTACACGCACGAGCTTTTCTCCGACAAATTTCAAGCGcgcgaatttatttttaaatatgcagATCACACATGCGTTTTGCTACACTTCGGACGCAGACGGACACCGCGGTATACAGGGACGTGTCAAGTGGGAGATGGAGAAAGGGGGCTCGGTGCGTAGACGCATTTCCTGCGAGTGCGcactttgcgtattttcttgcAATTAACGCACTTTACTCTACTTATTATAGCAACCACAATTGCTAACACCTTTATAAACAAcagaaattcaaataaaaaagttttcttcgcaattataaaacaaaaaaattgctgtcCATGTACCTACTCAAAGGATGGGCCG encodes:
- the LOC658543 gene encoding glutathione-specific gamma-glutamylcyclotransferase 1, with translation MESASGLAVLEDEVLHNETKALWVFAYGSLCWKPGFQFNKAVTGYVQGFHRRFWQGNTTHRGTEEKPGRVATLVENSKGLVHGVAFAVSGEAAIPYLSKRECELGGYSSVFTTFYPVSGEPFKVLLYVATPKNPLWLGDAQISDIADQIVDCRGPSGYNVEYVLRLANFMKHHFPEHDDQHLFHLEEAVLRRVKERNMCLKTLMGDGEGCVTFVKVERRRSTDSSDDNPDRIETFQHTTRVPEKTLRCLNI